The genomic interval GGCGAAGAGGGTGGGATTCGAACCCACGGTAGCCTTGCGACTACTTCGGTTTTCGAGACCGACCCATTCAACCACTCTGGCACCTCTCCGCACGGGAAAGAACGGGCGTCCGGGAGCATAGCACGGACCGCGCCGCGCGCACCACCCCTATAGCCTGGCGGAACGCTTGCGTTCGTGCCCCGCGCGAGGGTATGCTGCGAAGGTTGAAAACTGCCCCGGTTCTGGGTTGCACCAGGGGGGTTTTTCGGCAAGCCACCACAACCGCGTGCGCCCTGCGCCACCAGCCGGTCGGTGCGTGATCACCTTAGGTCCGACCCAGCCAACCCTGCGCCGCCCCGTACGCGTGGGCGGCCCCGCCCCAGAGTGGCGCTCCCTGCGCCGCTTGTTCCCATGAGGAGTGATTTCCCCTGCCTACTACCCAGCAACTGCTTCGTAAGGGTCGCAAGACGATCCAGAAGAAGAGCAAGGTCCCTGCCCTGAAAGGCAGCCCCTTCCGCCGCGGCGTGTGCACGGTCGTTAAGACCACCACCCCCAAGAAGCCGAACTCCGCACTGCGCAAGATCGCCCGTGTGCGCCTCTCCAGCGCCTTCGAAGTGACGGCCTACATTCCCGGCGAAGGCCACAACCTGCAGGAGCACAGCGTCGTGCTGATCCGCGGCGGCCGTGTGAAGGACCTTCCCGGCGTGCGTTACCACATCGTGCGCGGCAGCCTCGACAC from Deinococcus taeanensis carries:
- the rpsL gene encoding 30S ribosomal protein S12 produces the protein MPTTQQLLRKGRKTIQKKSKVPALKGSPFRRGVCTVVKTTTPKKPNSALRKIARVRLSSAFEVTAYIPGEGHNLQEHSVVLIRGGRVKDLPGVRYHIVRGSLDTQGVKDRNKSRSKYGTKKPKAGAAAAKKK